The genomic region GCCACAGCGGGATGCCCTCGATCAGCATGGCCGGTCGACGCTACGCGAGAACGGCCGGGGCGACGGGACACGACGAGGTGGATTAGGAAGGGAACCGTCGAGCCGGCCACGGTGACGGGCGCTGCGAGGCCCTGCGACGGACAACGGAGAGGTGGACCGCATGGGAGAACGACGCGTACGACCCGGCCGAGTCGCCGCGGCAGTGGTGGTGCTGGGGGCGGTCGCGGCGGGAGGCGTCGGCCCCCTGGAGCCGGCGCCGGCAGGGGCGGTGACCGTCCCCCCGCCGGCGCAGGCCAGGGCGGTCCTGCGGGACGCCGCGGGGGCCGAGCGCGGTGGCGTCCTGTTCACCCAGGAGGGGGCGCATCTCCGCGTCCAGGTGGCGGCCAGCCAGCTGAGCCCCGGATGGCACGGATTCCACGTCCACGCCGTCGGGAACTGCACGGTCGGCGACCCGGCCTCGCCGTTCACCGCCGCCGGCGGGCACCTCGGCTCGGGCGCCCCCCTGAACCAGGGCCACGGCGCCCACGACGGCGACCTGCCCCTGCTGTACGTCCCCGCCAACGGCGTCGCCCGCGCCGCGTTCCGCACCGACAACCTCACCATGTCCCAGCTGCTCGACGCCGACGGTACCGCGGTGATCATCCACGCCAACCCCGACAACTACGCCCACATCCCGGCCGACCCGAACCGGTACCGGCGGGCGCCGTTCGGGGAGACGGACACGGGGCCCGACGCCGCCACCCTCAACACGGGTGACGCCGGCGGGCGCCAGCGCTGCGGCCTCGTCCAGAGCGGCGGGCTGGGCTTCGCCGACGCCGGGTACTGGCTCCTGGGGGCCGACGGCAAGGTCCACGAGTTCGGGAACGCCGCCCAGCACGGCTCGACGGCCGACCTGCGCCTGAACCAGCCCGCCATCGGCCTGGCGCCGAGCCCCTCCCGCCGCGGCTACTGGGTGGCGGCCGGCGACGGCGGAGTGTTCGGGTTCGGCGACGCCGGGTTCCACGGCTCGACCGGCGCCCTCCGGCTCAACCGGCCGATCGTCGACATCGCCGCCCCGGCAGCCGGCGCCGCCGCCGTCCTGCGCGACACCGCCGGTTCCGCCCTCGGCCACGTGACGCTCACCGACGAGGGCGGCCCGCTGCGCGTGGAGGTCGTCGCCCGGGGGCTGAGCCCGGGCTGGCACGGCTTCCACGTCCACGCCGTCGGCAACTGCTCGGTCGGCGACCCGGCCAACCCGTTCACCGCCGCCGGCGGGCACCTCGGCTCCGGCGCGCCGCTCAACCAGGGCCACGGCGGGCACGACGGCGACCTGCCGTTGCTGTACGCCAACGCCGACGGTGTGGCGCGGGCCAGCTTCCGCACGGACAACCTGACGCTCGCCCAGCTGCTCGACGCCGACGGCAGCGCGCTGGTCGTCCACGCCAACGCCGACAACTACGCCCACATCCCGGCCGACGCCGCTCGCTACCGCAAGGCGCCCTTCGGGGAGGCCGACGTCGGCCCCGACACCGCCACCCTGGCCACCGGCGACTCGGGCGCCCGGCGGCGCTGCGGCGTGGTCCGCCGCACCGGCCAGGGCTACTGGCTGGTGGCCTCCGACGGCGGTGTGTTCGCCTTCGGCGACGCCCGCTTCGCCGGCTCCACCGGCGCCCTGCGGCTCAACCGGCCGGTGAACGGGATGGCACCCACCCCCACGGGCGACGGCTACTGGCTGGTGGCCGACGACGGCGGGGTGTTCGCCTTCGGCGACGCCGCGTTCCACGGGTCGACGGGGGCGCTCACCCTGCGCTCGCCCGTGGTCGGCATGGCGTCCACCCCCACCGGTCAGGGCTACTGGCTGGTGGCGGCCGACGGCGGCGTCTTCGCCGTCGGCGACGCCGCCTTCTGGGGCAGCACGGGCGACATCCGCCTGGCGGCGCCCGTCGTCGCCATGGAGGCGACGCCCACCGGCGGCGGCTACTGGCTGTTCGCGGCCGACGGCGGCGTCTTCGCCTTCGGAGACGCCGAGTTCGCCGGCGCCGGCGCCTCCAAGGGTCTCCGGGCTCCCGCCCGGGACGCCGCCGGCTGGACCACCTGACCGCCACCACGACGACCACGTTCTTGTAGCGGGAACGACTCGGATCCGGGTCGTTCCCGGTACAGGTTCGGAGACGGGCCGGTCAGTGGCCGGGCCCGCCGCCCCGGTGGGCGGCCACGAAGCGCTCGACGGCCTCCACCGACGCCTCGCCGGCGTCACCGCACACCAGGCGGTGCTGCCAGGCGGTGGCGACGACGGGCGACGGGAGCTCGGGGTTGGGCGCCACCGCCACGTCGTCGGCGGCGAGCGCCTCCAGGCGGGCGCGGCCGGTGGCGTCGAGGCCCTTGTGCTGCACCACCACGCCGCCCTCCTCCAGCACCGCCACCTGGACGGGGCGGGGGAGGGGCTCGCTCTGCACGCCCCCGACGCCGCCGCCGGCCAGGTGCGGGCCCGACGTCGGCGGGTCGGTGGCGTAGGACGGCTCGGGCGCGCCGGGCAGCACGTGGCGGACGCTGCCCGGGTCGAGCGCCTCCTGCACCTCCGGCCCGCACGAGCCGCCGCCTCCGCTACCGCCACCGCCGGCGCAGCCGCCGAGGAGGAGGAGCGCCAGCACGGCGGCCACCACCGGGCCGGGCCGCAGGCGCCGGAACCGCTCCTGGATCATGGCCATGCCGGCGATGGTGAGGGCGCCGCCGACGACCAGCCGGACGTGGAAGCGCTCGTGGAGGAACACCACCCCGACGGTGACGGCCACGATGGGGACGAGGTACGTGACCAGGGAGGCGCGGGTCGACCCCACGTCGGCGATCGACCGGTAGTTGACGACGTAGGCGATGCCCGTGCCCACCGCACCCAGCAGGGCGACGGCCGCCAGCTGGCGCGGCGTGGGCGAGAAGCCGTCGTCCACGCTGGTGGCCAGGGCCAGGGGCGCCGACAGCACGGCACCCGTCACCAGCTGGCCGCAGGCGGCGACGAGCGGAGCGGTGTTCGTGAGGTGGCGCTGGGCGTACACGAAGCTGAAGCCGTAGCAGGCCGACGCGGCCAGGGCGGCGGCGATCCCCGCGCCCGACGACGAGACGAAGTCCGAGGTCCCCGTCCCCGAGGCGACGGCGACGCCGCCGAAGCCGATCACCAGCCCGGCCACCTGCGGACGGCGCAGCCGCTCGCCCAGCCCGATGGCGGCGGCCACCGCGGTGAACAGGCCGGTGGTGGCGTTGACGACGGCGGTGAGCGCGGAGGTGATGTGCTGCTCGCCCCACGCCAGCAGGGTGAACGGCACGGCGCTGTACGCCAGCCCCATCACCGCGAAGTGCCGCCAGGACCGCAGGTCGCGGGGGAGGGAGGCGCCGGTGGCCTTCAGGACGGCGAGCATCACGACGGTGCCGAGGGCGATGCGGGCGAACGCCACCGTCGCCGGCGTCATGCCGCCCAGCGCCACCTTGATCAGGAGGAACGACCAGCCCCAGATCAGGGCCAGCAGCACGACACGCCGCACCCGCCGACCCTAGGCGGGCCCGTCGGGGCCCCCGCTCGCCGCTCCCGCATACACTCGACGCGTGTTCCAGGCCTCCGTCGAACGCCGTCTCCGCCAGACGACGGCGCGCCTGCGCAAGGCGAGGGAGGAGCTGGCCGTCATCGACGAGCAGCTGGCGGCGCTGGCCGAGGAGGCCGACGACCTTGCTGTCCGGGCGCTCGTGGGCGACTCCCCGATGACCGAGCGCCAGTCCCGCGAGGCGCAGAGCCACGTGGAGGCCATGACCCGCAGCCGGGCCGCCACCGTCGCCATCATCGCCGACCTCGAGCGCACCATGGACGAGCTGCTGGACAAGTTCGTCCCCGGTGCCCGCTGACCCGAAGGAGCGAGCTCTTTGGCCGTGCGAGTGGTGATCGCGGAGGACGAGGCCGTCATCCGCCTCGACCTCAAGGAGATCCTGGAGGAGGAGGGCTACGACGTGGTGGGCGAGACGGGCCGGGGCGACGAGGCCGTCGAGCTGGTGCGCCAGACGTCGCCCGACCTGGCCATCCTCGACATCCGGATGCCCGGCATGGACGGGCTGGCGGCGGCCCGGGAGATCGCCGGTGAGCGGCGCGCCGCCGTGCTGATCCTCACCGCGTTCAGCCAGCGCAACCTCATCGAGGAGGCCCGGGACGCGGGCGCCCTGGCCTACCTGGTCAAGCCGTTCCAGACCAGCGAGCTGATCCCGGCCATCGAGGTCGCCCTCGGCCGCTTCCACGAGCTCCAGGCGCTGGAGAACGAGAACCGCAGCCTGGAGGACCAGCTGGAGACCCGCCGGGTGGTCGACCGGGCCAAGGGCATGCTCATGGACCGCCACGGCATGCGGGAGGGCGACGCATTCCGGTTCATCCAGCAGACCGCCATGCGCGAGCGCCAGACCATGAAGGCGGTCGCCCGGCGCATCATCGACGGCGAGCTGACCCCCCCCGCCGGGTAGCGTTTCGACCTCATTCGTTCGCTCCGCTCACTCCATTCGGTCGAGTTGGATCGTGCTCCGGCGGGCGAGCGGAGCTCGCCCACCTCCGCCCTGTCCTCTCTCGGTGTCCGCAGCCGTCGAGGCCGCCTGCGGCGGCGAGTGCGGCCACGGACCTGGCGCGGCTGCGAACGCGGCGACGATCGCGAAGAACCAGCCGGCCCTCCGGCTGCGCCCGGTGGCGGCCGCCGGTCGAAGCTCAGGCGGTGACGACGAACAGCTGGCTGGCCAGGGCGGGCCCCAGGGCGATGGTGCCGTCGCCCACCTCGAGGGTGAGGGTCCCGTCGGGCGCCCTGGCGCTCACCCGGGCGGCGGTGCCGGGCACGAACCCGTTGAGGCTGAGGTAGGTGAGCGACTCGAAGTCGATCTCGACCTGCTCGGTCACCCGCTCCAGGCGCACCCGGTCGCCGGGGCCGAAGTCGGCCAGCGCCACCAGGTCGGCCTCGAAGGGCGCGCCCTCGGTGCCGGGGATGGGGTTCCCGTGGGGGCAGGTGGTGGGGTTGCCGAGCAGGGTGGTCAGCCGCTCCTCCACCTCGTCGGAGATCACGTGCTCCCAGCGGCACGCCTCGACGTGGGCCTTGTGCCAGGGCAGCCCGATCACGTCGGTCAACAGGCGCTCGGCCAGCCGGTGCTTGCGGACCACGCTCTCGGCCAGGTGGCGGCCCTTGTCGGTGAGCATCACCGCCCGCTCGACGACCTCCACGTAGCCGTCGGCCCGCAGGCGGCGGACCATCTCCGACACCGACGGGGCCGAGTGGCCCAGGCGCTCGGCCAGCCGGGCCTGGATGCACACCGTCCCCTCCTCCTCGAGCTCGTGGATCGCCTCGAGGTACTCCTCCAGCGGGGGGTGGAAGCCGTCGGACATGGCGCCCATGCTACCGACCGGAGTGGCCCCGGTCCGGCCCGCGGCGGCGGTGCGAGCCGTAGCATCGGTCCGATGGCGAAGATCCTGCTCCTCGACGGCAACAGCCTGGCCTACCGGGCGTTCTTCGCCCTCCCCACCGACATGGCCACCGCGTCGGGCCAGGTCACCAACGCCGTATTCGGCTTCACCTCGATGCTGGTGAACCTCCTCAAGGACCACGAGCCGGACGCGATCGCCGTCGCCTTCGACCGTCCCGAGCCCACCTTCCGGCACTCGCTCGTCAAGAACTACAAGGCGGGCCGGGCCGAGGCGCCCGACGTCCTGCGCCAGCAGATGGGCCTCGTCCGCCAGGTGGTGGAGACGCTGCGCATCCCCCTCCTCGAGGTCCCCGGCTACGAGGCGGACGACGTCATCGCCACCCTCGCCACCCAGGCCCGGGACCGGGGCGACGACGTCATCGTGGTCACCGGCGACCGCGACGAGTACCAGCTGGTGGAGGACCCCCACGTGAAGGTCCTCTACAACCGGCGGGGGGTGAGCGACTACGCCCTCTACGACGAGGCCGGCATCGTCGACCGCACGGGCGTGACCCCGGAGAAGTACCCCGAGTACGCCGCCCTGCGGGGCGACACGTCGGACAACCTGCCGGGCGTCCCCGGCGTGGGCGAGAAGACGGCGGCCAGGCTCATCAACACCTACGGCGACCTCGACGGCGTGTTCGCCAACGTCGACAAGTGCACGCCCAAGCTGCGGGAGTCGCTCATCGCCCACGAGGCCCAGGTCCGCAGCAACGCCAAGGCCACGCCGCTGGTGCGGGACGTGCCGCTCGAGTGCGCCGTCGACGACCTGAGGATGGGGGGCTTCGACCTCGACGAGGTCCGCACCCTGTTCAACTTCCTCGAGTTCCGGACCCTGTGGGACCGCCTCCTGGACGCCGTCGGGGGCCCGGCGGCGGTGGAGGCGGCGGCCACGGCGGCGGCCCCTGGGGCGGTGCTGGCCGTCGACGTGGCCCGGGTGGCCTCGCCGGAGGAGGCGGTGGGCGTGGTCGGGCGGCTGGCCTCGGGCACGGGGCCTTTGGCCGCCGAGATCGCCTGGACGGCGGCCGAGGGGCGGTCCGACCTGGCCGGCCTCGCCCTGGCCGAGGCGCCGGAGGGCGACGGGGCGACGCCGGTCGTGTGGTTGGGCGCCACGCTCCTCGACGACCCCGCCGTGGCCGTCGCCCTCGGGCGCCTCTTCGGCCGCCACGGTCGGCCCCTGGACGCCCACCGGGCCAAGGAGCTGATGCGGGGCCTGGACCGCCACGGCGTGGACGTGCGCGACCTCGACCTGGACACGGCGGTGGCCGCCTACCTCGTCGACCCGGCGGAGACGGCGTACCTGCTGGAGGACCTGGCCAGCCGCTACGCCGGCGTCGACCTGCGGGGCCCCGGCGCACCGCCCCCGGGCCAGCTGGACCTGGACGGGACGGCCAGCGACACGGCCGAGACGACGGCCCGGCGGGCCGGCGCCGTCGCCCGCCTGGCGCCCGCCCTGGCCCACGCCCTCGACGCCCGCGGCCTGCGCCGCCTCTACGACGACGTGGAGCGCCCGCTGGTCCGGGTGCTGGCGAAGATGGAGAAGGTGGGCGTTCGGGTGGACGTGCCCGCCCTGCGGGCGCTGTCCGAGGCGCTGGCCGCCGAGTGCCGCACCCTGGACACCGAGATCCAGGAGATGGTCGGCCACCCGTTCGTCGTCAACTCCACCAAGCAGCTGCGGGCCGTGTTGTTCGACGAGCTCGGCCTCCAGCCGCAGAAGAAGACCAAGACGGGCTTCTCCACCGACGCCGCCTCCCTGGAGAAGCTCAAGGGCCAGCACCCGGTCATCGACAAGCTCCTGCGGTACCGGGAGGTCGAGAAGCTGCGGTCCACCTACGGAGAGGCGCTGCTGGCCGAGGTGGCGGCCGACGGCCGCATCCACGCCACCTTCCAGCAGACCGTCGCCCGCACCGGCCGGCTGTCGTCCGACCGCCCCAACCTCCACAACATCCCGACGCGGACCGAGGAGGGGCACCGCTTCCGCAAGGCGTTCGTCCCCGAGGAGGGGTGGCAGTTCCTCATCGCCGACTACAACCAGATCGAGCTGCGGGTCATCGCCCACCTGGCCGAGGACCCGGGCCTCATCGACGCCTTCGAGTCGTCGACCGACATCCACACCGCCACCGCGGCGCGGATCTTCGGCGTGGACGCCGACGGGGTGACCCGGGCCATGCGGTCCAAGGCCAAGATGGTCTCCTACGGGCTGGCCTACGGCATGGAGAGCTACGGCCTGGCCCAGCGCCTGGGCATCCCCGTCGACGAGGCGTCTCAGATCCTGGCCGCCTACTTCCAGGCGTTCCCCAACGTGAAGGCGTACATGGAGCGCACCGTCACCGAGGCCCGGGACCGGGGCTACACCGAGACCCTGTTCGGCCGGCGCCGCCAGATCCCCGAGCTGTCGTCGCTCAACTACCGCATCC from Acidimicrobiales bacterium harbors:
- a CDS encoding superoxide dismutase family protein, which encodes MGERRVRPGRVAAAVVVLGAVAAGGVGPLEPAPAGAVTVPPPAQARAVLRDAAGAERGGVLFTQEGAHLRVQVAASQLSPGWHGFHVHAVGNCTVGDPASPFTAAGGHLGSGAPLNQGHGAHDGDLPLLYVPANGVARAAFRTDNLTMSQLLDADGTAVIIHANPDNYAHIPADPNRYRRAPFGETDTGPDAATLNTGDAGGRQRCGLVQSGGLGFADAGYWLLGADGKVHEFGNAAQHGSTADLRLNQPAIGLAPSPSRRGYWVAAGDGGVFGFGDAGFHGSTGALRLNRPIVDIAAPAAGAAAVLRDTAGSALGHVTLTDEGGPLRVEVVARGLSPGWHGFHVHAVGNCSVGDPANPFTAAGGHLGSGAPLNQGHGGHDGDLPLLYANADGVARASFRTDNLTLAQLLDADGSALVVHANADNYAHIPADAARYRKAPFGEADVGPDTATLATGDSGARRRCGVVRRTGQGYWLVASDGGVFAFGDARFAGSTGALRLNRPVNGMAPTPTGDGYWLVADDGGVFAFGDAAFHGSTGALTLRSPVVGMASTPTGQGYWLVAADGGVFAVGDAAFWGSTGDIRLAAPVVAMEATPTGGGYWLFAADGGVFAFGDAEFAGAGASKGLRAPARDAAGWTT
- a CDS encoding EamA family transporter; this translates as MRRVVLLALIWGWSFLLIKVALGGMTPATVAFARIALGTVVMLAVLKATGASLPRDLRSWRHFAVMGLAYSAVPFTLLAWGEQHITSALTAVVNATTGLFTAVAAAIGLGERLRRPQVAGLVIGFGGVAVASGTGTSDFVSSSGAGIAAALAASACYGFSFVYAQRHLTNTAPLVAACGQLVTGAVLSAPLALATSVDDGFSPTPRQLAAVALLGAVGTGIAYVVNYRSIADVGSTRASLVTYLVPIVAVTVGVVFLHERFHVRLVVGGALTIAGMAMIQERFRRLRPGPVVAAVLALLLLGGCAGGGGSGGGGSCGPEVQEALDPGSVRHVLPGAPEPSYATDPPTSGPHLAGGGVGGVQSEPLPRPVQVAVLEEGGVVVQHKGLDATGRARLEALAADDVAVAPNPELPSPVVATAWQHRLVCGDAGEASVEAVERFVAAHRGGGPGH
- a CDS encoding response regulator — its product is MRVVIAEDEAVIRLDLKEILEEEGYDVVGETGRGDEAVELVRQTSPDLAILDIRMPGMDGLAAAREIAGERRAAVLILTAFSQRNLIEEARDAGALAYLVKPFQTSELIPAIEVALGRFHELQALENENRSLEDQLETRRVVDRAKGMLMDRHGMREGDAFRFIQQTAMRERQTMKAVARRIIDGELTPPAG
- a CDS encoding metal-dependent transcriptional regulator, which produces MSDGFHPPLEEYLEAIHELEEEGTVCIQARLAERLGHSAPSVSEMVRRLRADGYVEVVERAVMLTDKGRHLAESVVRKHRLAERLLTDVIGLPWHKAHVEACRWEHVISDEVEERLTTLLGNPTTCPHGNPIPGTEGAPFEADLVALADFGPGDRVRLERVTEQVEIDFESLTYLSLNGFVPGTAARVSARAPDGTLTLEVGDGTIALGPALASQLFVVTA
- the polA gene encoding DNA polymerase I — its product is MAKILLLDGNSLAYRAFFALPTDMATASGQVTNAVFGFTSMLVNLLKDHEPDAIAVAFDRPEPTFRHSLVKNYKAGRAEAPDVLRQQMGLVRQVVETLRIPLLEVPGYEADDVIATLATQARDRGDDVIVVTGDRDEYQLVEDPHVKVLYNRRGVSDYALYDEAGIVDRTGVTPEKYPEYAALRGDTSDNLPGVPGVGEKTAARLINTYGDLDGVFANVDKCTPKLRESLIAHEAQVRSNAKATPLVRDVPLECAVDDLRMGGFDLDEVRTLFNFLEFRTLWDRLLDAVGGPAAVEAAATAAAPGAVLAVDVARVASPEEAVGVVGRLASGTGPLAAEIAWTAAEGRSDLAGLALAEAPEGDGATPVVWLGATLLDDPAVAVALGRLFGRHGRPLDAHRAKELMRGLDRHGVDVRDLDLDTAVAAYLVDPAETAYLLEDLASRYAGVDLRGPGAPPPGQLDLDGTASDTAETTARRAGAVARLAPALAHALDARGLRRLYDDVERPLVRVLAKMEKVGVRVDVPALRALSEALAAECRTLDTEIQEMVGHPFVVNSTKQLRAVLFDELGLQPQKKTKTGFSTDAASLEKLKGQHPVIDKLLRYREVEKLRSTYGEALLAEVAADGRIHATFQQTVARTGRLSSDRPNLHNIPTRTEEGHRFRKAFVPEEGWQFLIADYNQIELRVIAHLAEDPGLIDAFESSTDIHTATAARIFGVDADGVTRAMRSKAKMVSYGLAYGMESYGLAQRLGIPVDEASQILAAYFQAFPNVKAYMERTVTEARDRGYTETLFGRRRQIPELSSLNYRIRQAGERQAMNAGIQGLAADIFKVALVRLDATLEREGLASRVVLQVHDEVILEVPEGERDEAAEATLDAMRHACDLRVPLEVNLSWGPNWADAKH